The Armatimonadota bacterium region CGATGACCTGGACGCCTTCGAGCAGACCGAGGGCGCCCATCGCTTCCGGGCTGTCCCTTTCCTGGCCGGACGGGCGGCGGCGGGATCGGGGCTCGTCGTGGACGAGGACGAGGTGCAGGGCTACGTTGTAGTCCACGAGCACGCGTGCCCGGACCCGAAGCGGCAGCGCGCGGTGCGCTTGGCTGGCGATTCGATGATGCCGCATCTGCCCGACGGGAGCATCGTCGGCGTGG contains the following coding sequences:
- a CDS encoding S24 family peptidase codes for the protein DDLDAFEQTEGAHRFRAVPFLAGRAAAGSGLVVDEDEVQGYVVVHEHACPDPKRQRAVRLAGDSMMPHLPDGSIVGVDLTCTDPRRLVGRLVCARTDEEETVVVKRLSALRRESLTLASHNPDFKDIEVRFAEVDSPIVGAVAWAWANFE